From the genome of Tachysurus vachellii isolate PV-2020 chromosome 2, HZAU_Pvac_v1, whole genome shotgun sequence, one region includes:
- the nploc4 gene encoding nuclear protein localization protein 4 homolog, with protein MSENIIIRVQSPDGMKKISSTKRETAEAFLKKVAKEFGFNSNGFSVYLNRNKTGEIVSQNKTLSLLKIKHGDMLFLFPSSAGSFSENMDTAQPHSSLSSSSSSSLSRSHSAPQIQEDEIDQYLAKQDGKIYRNRDPQLCRHGPMGKCVHCVPLEPFDEDYLNHLDPPVKHMSFHAYIRKLTGGADKGKFAALENISCKIKSGCEGHLPWPEGICTKCQPSAITLNRQKYRHVDNIMFENHTIADRFLDYWRKTGSQRMGYLYGRYTEHKDIPLGIRAEVAAIYEPPQIGTQNSLELIDDPRAAAVEEVAAKLGLRKVGWIFTDLLSEDTRIGTVRYTRNKDSYYLSSEECITAGHFQNQNANSCRLSPDGHFGSKFVTVVATGGPDNQVHFEGYQVSNQCMALVRDDCLLPCKDAPELGYAKESSSEQYVPDVFFKDTDKFGNEITYLARPLPVEFLIIDITTTFPKDPVFTFSSTLRFPFENRDALGETQDFHSLATYLSQSSSSSFLDFVSDFHLLIFLVTNEVMPLGDSIGLLLDAVKTSNEELAQTWKKSEQWATIEQLCSTVGGQQGGSLDYAMGGPSIPASSSAMWSCLHCTFMNQPGTEHCEMCSLPRS; from the exons ATCATTCGTGTCCAGTCTCCCGATGGGATGAAAAAAATCAGTTCAACCAAGCGTGAGACTGCAGAAGCTTTTCTGAAGAAG GTTGCTAAAGAGTTTGGTTTCAACTCGAATGGGTTTTCTGTCTACCTGAACCGCAATAAGACAGGCGAGATTGTCTCTCAGAACAAGACTCTCAGTCTGCTTAAAATCAA GCATGGAGACATGCTCTTTCTCTTCCCATCATCAGCTGGTTCCTTCAGTGAGAACATGGACACAGCACAGCCTCACTCTTCtctgtcttcttcttcatcatcctctTTGTCTCGTTCACACTCGGCGCCACAGATCCAAGAGGATGAGATTGATCAGTACCTGGCCAAGCAGGACGGCAAGATATACAGAAACCGAGATCCCCAgct ATGCCGGCATGGTCCCATGGGAAAATGTGTTCACTGTGTACCATTAGAG CCCTTTGATGAAGACTACTTGAATCATCTCGACCCACCTGTTAAACACATGTCGTTCCACGCCTACATCCGCAAACTGACAGGTGGAGCAGACAA GGGCAAGTTTGCAGCACTGGAGAACATCAGCTGTAAAATCAAGTCCGGCTGTGAGGGCCATTTGCCCTGGCCTGAGGGCATCTGCACCAAGTGCCAGCCTAGTGCTATCACCCTCAACAGACAG aaatacagacacgTGGACAACATCATGTTTGAGAACCACACCATCGCAGATCGTTTCTTGGACTACTGGAGAAAGACAGGAAGTCAGCGGATGGGCTATCTGTACGGCCGCTACACAGAGCATAAAGACATTCCACTGGGAATCCGTGCCGAAGTGGCTGCTATTTACGAACCACCACAG aTCGGTACtcagaacagtctggagctCATCGATGACCCCAGAGCTGCAGCAGTAGAGGAGGTCGCTGCTAAACTGGGTCTTCGTAAG GTGGGGTGGATTTTCACAGACCTCCTCTCGGAGGATACAAGAATAGGCACAGTGCGTTACACAAGAAACAAG GACTCCTACTATTTGAGTTCAGAGGAGTGCATCACGGCTGGACATTTCCAGAACCAGAACGCCAATTCATGCCGACTCTCTCCTGATGGCCACTTTGGATCAAAATTTGTCACAGTGGTAGCGACAG gtggtccTGATAACCAGGTACATTTTGAGGGCTACCAAGTGTCTAACCAGTGCATGGCGTTGGTTAGGGACGATTGCCTGCTGCCCTGCAAAGATGCCCCTGAGCTTGGCTATGCGAAGGAGTCTAGCAGTGAGCAGTATGTCCCTGACGTCTTCTTTAAG gaTACAGACAAATTTGGCAACGAGATCACGTACTTGGCCCGGCCTCTACCAGTGGAGTTCCTAATTATTGAT ATCACCACCACTTTCCCCAAGGACCCTGTCTTCACCTTTTCCTCCACGCTCCGTTTCCCCTTCGAAAACAGAGATGCACTGGGAGAAACACAG gACTTCCACAGTTTAGCTACCTATCTCTCCCAGAGCTCCTCCTCATCTTTTCTGGACTTCGTGTCTGACTTCCACCTGCTCATCTTCCTTGTCACTAACGAGGTCATGCCTTTGGGA GACAGTATTGGGTTGTTACTGGATGCTGTGAAAACTTCGAATGAAGAGTTGGCTCAAACCTGGAAGAAATCTGAGCAGTGGGCTACAATCGAGCAACTCTGTA GCACAGTGGGAGGGCAGCAGGGTGGATCTCTCGACTACGCTATGGGAGGCCCGTCTATCCCAGCGTCATCGTCTGCCATGTGGTCCTGCCTCCACTGCACCTTTATGAACCAGCCAGGCACGGAGCACTGCGAGATGTGTAGCCTGCCCcgtagttaa